In the genome of Maridesulfovibrio zosterae DSM 11974, the window CACGATCAAGATAAGTTAATCCAAGGCCAAAATTAGCTTTAACATTATACTCGTCTATGCTGATAGCCTCAGTAAACTCATGTTCTGCACTGTAAACTTCATTGTTACGCCGATGCGTTTCTCCGCGCTTAATCCTGTCACTTTGCATACGCAGGCCGGGTAACACTTTTTCAGCATAGAATTCAGGCTCAGGATGATAATTTTCCAAAAAGAGCTCTCTCTCCACGGCAAGCTTAGACCCTGAAGGAAGATTATTCTCATTCAAGTCCTGAACTTCAAGAGTCCCATTTTCAAGTTCTTGAATAAAATAATACTTTTTCTGCACAGTATTCCCCGTTCCTGTACAGGAAGAAAATACGCCACAGAATAAGCTACTGGACACCCTTCACCTGCCTATCCTTCCATCTCAGCAATAATTCTACTGGCAGCTTCAGCAGGATTATCAGCGCCTGTAATAGGACGGCCTACAACCAAAAAGTTAGAACCCCGCTGGACTGCCTGTGCAGGAGTAACAACTCTGCGCTGATCGTCTGACACGCTGGCAGGTCTAATACCCGGAGTCAGACACAGAAAATCATTTCCACACTTGGCCTTAATAGCCTCTACTTCCAGACCGGAGCAAACGATACCATCAAGACCTGCCTGCGAAGAAGCAAGAGCAAGATCAAGTACAGTTGCGCCGATTCCTTCAGGAATGGGAAAAAGGATATCTTCTTCGCCCATACTGGTCAAAATTGTGATTGCCATCAAAAGAGGTCCGTCTCCTTCCACTGCAGCTTCAGCGCGCCCTTCACGGGCAGCAATAGCCATACGTTCACCACCAAGGGCGTGCAGACTGAGCATATCAGCTCCGGCTCTTGTTGCAGAGCGGACTGCGCCTTTTACTGTGTTTGGAATATCAAAAAATTTGAGGTCTACAAAAACTTTAAACCCCATTTCTTTAAAACGGATGATAATCTCAGGACCTTCAGCGCAAAAAAGCTCCAGACCTACTTTTACCCATGGTGCAATTCCACGAACTTTCTCAGCCATTTCAATGGCAGAGTTGGCATCTTTAAAATCAAGGGCAACAACTAACTCAGACATACTACTCCCAAGTGCTTAATATACTTTCAAGAAGTCCCGGATTACTGCAGGGACGATTTTTTCCGGCAAGATAAATTGATTTCAGCTCAGAATAAGCTTTATCCAGATCATTATTGACAATCCAGTACTCAAATTTAGGAGCTGAAGCCATTTCTTTCATTGCATTACGCAATCTGCGATTAATAACAGGCTTGGAATCGGTATCCCTACCTTCAAGGCGGCTTTTGAGCTCGGCATAAGAAGGAGGCATTAGAAACACAAACACAGCTTCAGGCATGGTTTCCATAAGCTGCATGCAACCCTGAAAATCAATATCGAAAAGGATATCCATACCTTTAAAAAGCATTTTTTCAATGGGCTTTTTAGGGGTGCCGTAAAAATTGCCGTGAACTTCAGCCCACTCGGC includes:
- the gmk gene encoding guanylate kinase, which encodes MTDILPPKRKGQVVVLCAPSGTGKSTLVKKLREEFPQIGFSISCTTRDPREGEIDGIDYSFLSVEEFNDKLEVGEFAEWAEVHGNFYGTPKKPIEKMLFKGMDILFDIDFQGCMQLMETMPEAVFVFLMPPSYAELKSRLEGRDTDSKPVINRRLRNAMKEMASAPKFEYWIVNNDLDKAYSELKSIYLAGKNRPCSNPGLLESILSTWE
- the pyrF gene encoding orotidine-5'-phosphate decarboxylase, with the translated sequence MSELVVALDFKDANSAIEMAEKVRGIAPWVKVGLELFCAEGPEIIIRFKEMGFKVFVDLKFFDIPNTVKGAVRSATRAGADMLSLHALGGERMAIAAREGRAEAAVEGDGPLLMAITILTSMGEEDILFPIPEGIGATVLDLALASSQAGLDGIVCSGLEVEAIKAKCGNDFLCLTPGIRPASVSDDQRRVVTPAQAVQRGSNFLVVGRPITGADNPAEAASRIIAEMEG